A stretch of Desulfotalea psychrophila LSv54 DNA encodes these proteins:
- a CDS encoding YbaB/EbfC family nucleoid-associated protein — translation MDISKLMQQAKDMQGKMAAIQEDLAKKIITGSAGGGMVEVQVNGQGEILAIKIEDALINTDEKEMLQDLVTAATNDGLRRAKDLSKQEMGQLTGGMNLPDLTNFLS, via the coding sequence ATGGATATCAGCAAATTGATGCAACAGGCCAAAGATATGCAAGGCAAAATGGCAGCAATACAGGAAGATCTTGCCAAAAAAATTATCACCGGCAGCGCTGGCGGTGGCATGGTTGAGGTACAGGTCAACGGCCAGGGAGAGATCCTTGCCATAAAGATAGAGGACGCCCTCATCAATACCGACGAAAAAGAGATGCTTCAAGATCTTGTCACAGCTGCCACCAACGATGGCCTCCGTCGTGCCAAAGATCTGAGCAAACAGGAGATGGGCCAGCTCACCGGCGGCATGAACCTTCCCGATCTCACCAACTTCTTATCCTAA
- a CDS encoding DNA polymerase III subunit gamma/tau, whose amino-acid sequence MEGDPSTAILALEQIFRFGMDIKRFCTDLIGQFRTLLLCKINGCRPLIDLPDEEFNKFSQTAKNYTAETLHLKMNMLIEMVENIGRSNQPRLILETTFLKMIEAGNVVPVSQLLKKLDTILAAERGEASTKAIPAKPTGQEIAPGKRETSPPPPQKKKEHNPAEEIIPLPEEPPEFQQRRPTAPREFQQRTPAAPPTPAKKAPKPAEKPKPATRIKTDWKNFLAYVQEKSSWMAPALSHVTQVEEEGGSLLLHYDDAINCTMVRRPEHSAELKQFILDFYDKNLIIKFILPEEKKSTSSNTQNIRHELMHDPLVIATAEIFRGTVGDIRVTTKK is encoded by the coding sequence TTGGAAGGAGATCCCTCCACCGCCATTCTTGCCCTTGAGCAAATTTTTCGCTTCGGCATGGATATCAAAAGATTCTGCACCGATCTTATCGGCCAGTTCCGCACCCTCCTCCTCTGCAAGATAAATGGCTGCAGACCACTGATTGACCTCCCCGACGAAGAGTTCAACAAGTTCAGCCAAACCGCCAAGAACTACACAGCAGAGACACTCCATCTCAAGATGAACATGCTCATTGAGATGGTGGAGAATATCGGCAGATCAAACCAGCCACGACTGATCCTTGAAACAACCTTTCTCAAAATGATTGAAGCAGGGAATGTTGTACCGGTAAGCCAACTGCTAAAAAAGCTCGACACCATCCTGGCAGCAGAAAGAGGAGAGGCAAGCACGAAGGCAATACCAGCGAAACCAACAGGACAAGAGATAGCACCAGGCAAAAGGGAAACAAGCCCGCCTCCCCCGCAGAAAAAAAAAGAGCATAATCCAGCCGAAGAGATAATTCCACTCCCGGAAGAGCCCCCGGAGTTTCAACAGCGAAGGCCAACGGCCCCCCGGGAGTTCCAACAGCGAACGCCAGCAGCACCCCCAACACCGGCAAAAAAGGCTCCAAAGCCCGCTGAAAAGCCTAAGCCAGCAACGAGAATCAAGACGGACTGGAAAAACTTCCTTGCCTATGTACAGGAAAAGTCCAGCTGGATGGCTCCAGCGCTGAGCCATGTTACCCAAGTAGAAGAAGAGGGCGGTAGCCTCCTCCTCCACTACGATGATGCCATCAACTGCACCATGGTACGCAGACCAGAACATTCTGCCGAGCTCAAACAATTTATCCTGGATTTTTACGATAAAAATCTTATCATAAAATTTATCCTGCCAGAGGAGAAGAAAAGCACCTCCTCCAATACCCAAAACATCCGGCATGAACTTATGCACGACCCTCTCGTTATCGCCACAGCAGAAATATTCAGAGGGACCGTTGGCGACATACGAGTTACCACTAAAAAATAA
- the dnaX gene encoding DNA polymerase III subunit gamma/tau: protein MSYLVLARKSRPQTFDQVIGQRPVVKTLQNSLARDRVAHALIFSGVRGVGKTTLARLMAKAINCEHRDNNNNPCNKCLSCQEITAGSSLDLYEIDGASNRGIQEIRELKEKIRFLPTSAKYRIVIIDEVHMLTTEAFNALLKTLEEPPEHVYFMFATTEIHKIPITILSRCQQYELKRVCADDLSGHFERLIGEEGKEIEKEALALIVREAAGSVRDGLSLLDQVLSFSESSVTTSDAIEVLGLIDREVLMNLDPSTLGRRSLHRHSCP from the coding sequence ATGTCATATCTTGTACTCGCGAGAAAGTCCCGCCCCCAAACATTCGACCAGGTTATCGGTCAACGCCCCGTTGTCAAAACTCTACAGAACAGCCTTGCTCGTGATCGCGTTGCCCATGCCCTTATCTTTTCTGGCGTGCGCGGTGTCGGCAAAACCACTCTGGCCCGCCTTATGGCAAAGGCCATTAACTGTGAGCACCGGGACAACAACAATAACCCCTGTAACAAATGCCTCTCCTGCCAGGAGATAACCGCCGGATCCTCACTTGATCTTTACGAGATCGATGGCGCATCCAACCGTGGTATCCAGGAGATCCGCGAGCTCAAAGAAAAAATTCGTTTTCTCCCCACCTCTGCCAAATACCGCATCGTTATCATAGATGAGGTACATATGCTAACCACGGAGGCCTTCAACGCCCTCCTCAAAACCCTGGAAGAGCCACCGGAACATGTCTATTTTATGTTTGCCACCACGGAAATACATAAAATACCCATCACCATCCTCTCCAGATGCCAGCAATATGAACTCAAACGCGTTTGCGCAGATGATCTGTCCGGCCACTTTGAACGCCTCATAGGAGAGGAAGGCAAGGAGATCGAAAAAGAGGCCCTGGCCCTCATCGTTAGAGAGGCAGCAGGATCTGTTCGTGATGGCCTCAGCCTCCTCGATCAGGTACTCAGTTTCAGCGAAAGCTCTGTGACCACCTCGGATGCAATCGAGGTATTGGGGCTCATCGACCGCGAGGTACTGATGAACCTCGACCCAAGCACTCTTGGAAGGAGATCCCTCCACCGCCATTCTTGCCCTTGA
- a CDS encoding alanine dehydrogenase — protein MKIGIPREIKAQEGRVALLPRHIKTLIEAGHTVYLEKDAGLLSAASNEDYVTAGAILVDTAAELFEQATLIVKVKEILEPEFALLRADHIIFTNIHAALDAEQLDALLTAKCLAISAENTHKFGSPNCPLAGEVGAFEAIRMTMAQNGGTGRHFMSHFGEPAAKAVVIGLGNVGQGSLRTLVPFGIRTVALDIYEGARKSIAMQYHNAPVTVGDVSELEDHIYDADMIINCVLWPKHRKDHLIPRSMLKKLKRGACIVDVSCDTAGAIETSRATSWADPEYTVDGIRHFVVDNIPGSVPVTASAGYGEAILPKILAIADKGAEQAIREDEWLAKGLTCIGGELILEEAGIYQNKPFTPLCDWVKRSV, from the coding sequence ATGAAGATAGGCATCCCCCGAGAAATAAAAGCCCAGGAAGGCCGCGTTGCCCTTCTGCCTCGTCACATCAAGACCCTCATCGAGGCAGGGCACACTGTTTATCTAGAAAAAGACGCCGGTCTTCTCTCTGCTGCCAGTAACGAAGACTATGTGACTGCAGGCGCAATCCTGGTTGATACAGCCGCAGAGCTTTTTGAGCAGGCAACCCTGATTGTCAAGGTGAAAGAGATCCTCGAACCAGAATTTGCCCTTCTCCGGGCAGACCACATCATCTTCACCAATATTCATGCAGCCCTCGATGCAGAACAGCTTGATGCCCTCCTTACGGCAAAATGCCTTGCCATCTCCGCCGAGAACACCCATAAATTTGGCTCACCCAACTGCCCTCTGGCAGGCGAGGTCGGCGCATTCGAGGCCATTCGCATGACCATGGCCCAAAACGGCGGCACCGGTCGCCACTTCATGTCCCACTTCGGCGAGCCTGCCGCCAAGGCCGTGGTGATCGGTCTCGGCAACGTTGGTCAGGGCTCCCTGCGCACCCTGGTCCCCTTTGGTATTCGCACCGTTGCCCTTGATATCTATGAGGGTGCACGCAAGTCTATTGCCATGCAATACCACAATGCCCCCGTGACAGTGGGAGACGTCAGTGAGCTTGAAGACCATATCTATGACGCTGATATGATCATCAACTGTGTCCTCTGGCCAAAGCATCGAAAAGACCATCTCATCCCCAGATCCATGCTGAAGAAACTGAAAAGAGGGGCCTGTATCGTTGATGTCTCCTGCGATACGGCGGGTGCCATCGAAACAAGCAGGGCTACCTCGTGGGCCGACCCCGAATATACGGTGGATGGTATTCGCCACTTTGTCGTTGATAACATCCCGGGATCTGTCCCAGTTACCGCCTCCGCCGGCTATGGAGAGGCAATTCTTCCTAAGATTTTGGCTATCGCAGATAAGGGCGCCGAACAAGCCATAAGAGAGGATGAGTGGCTGGCAAAAGGACTTACCTGCATTGGAGGCGAGCTTATTTTAGAAGAAGCTGGTATATATCAAAATAAGCCTTTTACCCCTCTTTGTGACTGGGTAAAACGTTCAGTGTAA
- a CDS encoding DMT family transporter: MMYLGETAAIGAALCWSCAGMISVGPSRAMGPIAFNRLRMSLTSLMLLGMAFYTGGIYSLNGETSLYLILSSFFGIFLGDTLVFITINRLGPRRTGILFTTNAPITALLGFLFLDEKITKLSLCGGITVIFGTMLAIYFGHSKNQTHPWEAVRGALTTGLILGILAASMQAMSSIIAKPALAAGVDPLAAATLRTLVAAILLCLTLFFPQEIFHSRIRITGKIIARTALSGLVGMALGMTFFLYGIANGPVGIIAILSSLSPIFILPLIWIITGECPKIGAWCGAIVAVIGAAIIFSGG, encoded by the coding sequence ATGATGTACCTTGGAGAGACAGCTGCCATTGGCGCTGCACTCTGCTGGTCCTGCGCAGGAATGATATCCGTTGGTCCCTCAAGGGCCATGGGGCCTATTGCCTTTAACAGACTACGCATGTCACTGACTAGCCTAATGCTCCTTGGCATGGCCTTTTATACAGGTGGCATCTACTCCCTGAACGGGGAGACAAGCCTCTACCTGATTCTCTCCTCATTTTTTGGGATTTTTCTGGGAGACACCCTGGTCTTTATCACCATAAATCGACTGGGGCCAAGAAGAACAGGTATTCTCTTTACCACCAACGCCCCCATTACCGCCCTATTGGGTTTTCTCTTTCTCGATGAAAAGATAACAAAGCTCAGTCTCTGTGGGGGAATCACGGTAATCTTCGGCACCATGTTGGCCATTTACTTCGGCCATAGCAAAAACCAAACACATCCCTGGGAGGCAGTACGTGGCGCTCTGACCACCGGCCTTATTTTGGGAATACTAGCGGCAAGCATGCAGGCAATGAGCAGTATCATCGCCAAACCCGCCCTGGCAGCAGGGGTTGATCCCCTGGCAGCTGCGACCCTGCGCACTCTGGTTGCAGCCATCCTCCTCTGTCTCACCCTGTTTTTTCCCCAGGAGATTTTCCACTCAAGGATACGCATAACAGGCAAAATAATAGCAAGAACCGCCCTCTCCGGACTGGTTGGCATGGCCCTCGGCATGACCTTTTTTCTCTATGGAATTGCCAACGGACCCGTGGGCATCATCGCCATCCTCTCCTCCCTCTCCCCGATATTCATCCTGCCACTAATTTGGATAATTACAGGAGAATGCCCTAAAATAGGGGCATGGTGCGGAGCGATAGTTGCCGTAATTGGTGCGGCAATAATTTTTTCCGGCGGATAA
- a CDS encoding amino acid ABC transporter substrate-binding protein, with translation MKSVCNRLVGAALGSLLLASTVSATTLDVVKEKGYVNAGVSGKVIGFSAPDSQGVWRGMDVDFVRAVASAIFDDPNKARFTPVAFKEAFAALQSGEIEILARNTTWTFQRDTKLGLEFVGPLFYDGQGFLVHKDLGVKSALELDGASVCTQSGTTTELNMADYFASHGMTYLPVVYESADEATVIYDTGRCDVYTTDSSALAARRTILSNPDDHEILPEIISKEPLGPAVRQGDQQWSDLVRWTLFALITGEELGITSENVDQMLTSENTEVKRFLGVDSDFGQHIGLSHDWAYRIIKHVGNYSEVFERNVGSQTALGLDRGLNALWTNGGLMYAPPIR, from the coding sequence ATGAAATCTGTATGCAATAGACTGGTTGGTGCTGCTCTGGGCTCACTCCTCTTGGCGAGCACTGTCTCGGCCACAACTCTGGACGTGGTTAAGGAGAAGGGTTATGTGAACGCCGGTGTTTCTGGCAAGGTAATTGGCTTTTCTGCGCCAGATTCTCAGGGCGTGTGGAGAGGAATGGATGTGGACTTTGTCCGTGCCGTTGCCTCTGCCATCTTTGATGATCCAAATAAGGCTCGTTTTACTCCCGTTGCCTTTAAGGAGGCCTTTGCTGCTCTTCAGTCCGGTGAAATTGAGATTCTTGCCCGTAACACCACCTGGACCTTTCAAAGAGATACCAAGCTTGGCCTGGAGTTTGTGGGCCCGCTCTTCTATGATGGACAGGGGTTTTTGGTGCATAAGGATCTTGGCGTGAAAAGTGCCCTGGAGCTTGATGGTGCCAGTGTCTGCACTCAGTCCGGTACCACTACAGAGCTCAATATGGCCGATTATTTTGCCTCCCACGGAATGACTTACCTGCCCGTTGTCTATGAGAGTGCCGATGAGGCAACCGTTATCTATGATACGGGTCGTTGTGATGTTTATACCACCGACTCTTCGGCCCTTGCCGCCCGTCGAACTATTCTCTCCAACCCCGATGATCATGAAATTCTCCCGGAGATTATCTCTAAAGAGCCTCTGGGACCTGCGGTTCGCCAAGGTGATCAGCAGTGGAGTGATTTGGTACGTTGGACTCTTTTTGCCCTTATTACGGGTGAAGAGCTTGGTATTACCTCCGAGAATGTTGATCAGATGCTGACCTCAGAGAATACCGAGGTAAAAAGATTTTTAGGCGTTGATTCTGATTTTGGCCAACATATCGGCCTCAGCCATGATTGGGCCTATAGAATTATTAAGCATGTGGGTAATTATAGTGAGGTCTTTGAACGTAATGTCGGATCTCAAACGGCACTTGGGCTCGATCGGGGTCTTAATGCCCTCTGGACCAATGGCGGTCTTATGTATGCCCCTCCGATTCGTTAA
- a CDS encoding amino acid ABC transporter permease: MSQQWIPKSAQPCPVTEKGPLGWMYKNLFSSPFNTVLTLLGVSLLFWLITPLVRWAIIDATWVGTSRDACTVLGGCDPGACWVFIKVRFQLFMYGFYPEVERWRINFAFVLIAFAALPHLIPDFFAKSWRQYLRVALALALIAAFFGLQPFLVAAPFFLAPFLLARFSLKERVVQGRHPILVGLAASILVCLAVSLSVRAIWGDGGAWALGLSAALLVYPLFALKQLSETVWRWNLLCVVYPLIAYFLFVGDAFGLVLVETHFWGGLFLTLVVAGTGMATAMPIGILLALGRCSKMIVIRTLCIGFIELVRGVPLISVLFMASVMFPLFLPENMSFDKLLRALIGVAFFYAAYIAEVIRGGLQAIPKGQYEAAEALGWTYWKKMSVIILPQTLRMVIPGLANNFLSLLKDTTLVAVIGLLDLLGVAKAALADAAWLGFTKEAYVFAGLVFWIFCFAISRYSNFLEKKYHTNYR, from the coding sequence ATGTCTCAACAATGGATACCTAAATCCGCTCAGCCCTGCCCGGTAACAGAGAAGGGTCCCCTGGGGTGGATGTATAAGAATCTCTTTTCATCTCCCTTTAATACGGTGCTCACCCTCCTTGGTGTGAGCCTCTTGTTTTGGCTGATTACCCCTCTAGTTCGCTGGGCAATTATCGATGCAACCTGGGTAGGGACATCCCGTGATGCCTGTACGGTCCTGGGAGGCTGTGATCCCGGCGCCTGTTGGGTCTTTATTAAGGTACGTTTTCAGCTCTTTATGTATGGCTTTTATCCAGAGGTTGAACGTTGGCGAATAAATTTTGCCTTTGTTCTGATCGCCTTTGCCGCTCTACCCCATCTTATTCCGGACTTTTTTGCGAAGAGCTGGAGGCAGTATCTGCGGGTGGCTTTGGCTCTGGCCCTGATAGCGGCCTTTTTTGGTCTGCAGCCGTTTTTGGTTGCCGCCCCCTTTTTTCTGGCCCCCTTTCTCCTTGCCCGGTTTTCTCTTAAGGAGAGAGTTGTGCAGGGGCGTCATCCTATTTTGGTAGGGCTGGCGGCCTCTATTCTGGTCTGTCTTGCTGTTTCCCTATCCGTCCGGGCTATCTGGGGCGATGGCGGTGCTTGGGCCCTCGGTCTTTCTGCAGCCTTGCTTGTCTATCCGCTCTTTGCCTTAAAGCAGCTCTCCGAGACGGTGTGGCGTTGGAACTTGCTCTGTGTGGTCTATCCGCTGATTGCCTATTTTCTCTTTGTGGGGGATGCCTTTGGCCTTGTTCTGGTGGAGACCCATTTCTGGGGTGGCTTGTTTCTGACCTTGGTGGTAGCGGGGACGGGCATGGCAACGGCCATGCCCATTGGCATTCTCCTGGCTCTGGGGCGTTGTTCGAAGATGATTGTTATCCGTACTCTCTGTATTGGCTTTATTGAGCTGGTGCGTGGGGTGCCTTTGATCAGTGTCCTCTTTATGGCCTCGGTAATGTTTCCCCTGTTTTTGCCGGAGAATATGAGCTTTGATAAGTTACTTCGGGCTCTTATTGGAGTTGCCTTTTTCTATGCAGCCTATATTGCCGAGGTGATTCGTGGTGGCTTACAGGCCATCCCCAAGGGCCAGTATGAGGCAGCAGAGGCCCTGGGCTGGACCTATTGGAAGAAGATGTCGGTGATTATTCTGCCGCAAACCCTGCGTATGGTTATTCCGGGTTTGGCCAATAATTTTCTTTCCCTGCTTAAGGATACGACCCTGGTAGCGGTCATTGGCCTGCTTGATCTGCTCGGTGTTGCCAAGGCAGCCCTGGCTGATGCCGCCTGGCTCGGTTTTACCAAGGAGGCCTATGTCTTTGCCGGCCTCGTTTTTTGGATATTCTGCTTTGCTATTTCTCGTTATAGCAACTTTTTAGAGAAAAAATACCACACTAATTACAGGTAG
- a CDS encoding amino acid ABC transporter ATP-binding protein produces MVTEQKEVTADEDFIVISGLNKWYGDFHVLKDVNLRVKKGEKLVICGPSGSGKSTLIRCVNRLEQHQEGRIIINGMELNNDVKRIDRIRQEVGMVFQNFNLFPHMTVLENLTSSPVWIRKMPLKEAEELAYHYLERVKIPELAHKYPMQCSGGQQQRVAIARCLCMNPQVMLLDEPTSALDPEMIKEVLDVITDLAGSGMTMLCVTHEMGFARTVADRIVFMDQGEIVEQNDPESFFSNPQFDRTKLFLSQIISHNFS; encoded by the coding sequence ATGGTTACAGAACAGAAAGAAGTTACGGCTGATGAGGATTTTATTGTTATTTCCGGACTCAATAAGTGGTACGGCGATTTTCATGTCCTAAAGGACGTCAATCTGCGGGTGAAAAAGGGCGAAAAGCTGGTTATTTGTGGCCCGTCTGGTTCGGGTAAATCCACCCTTATTCGCTGCGTGAATCGTCTGGAACAACATCAGGAGGGCCGGATCATTATCAATGGGATGGAGCTTAATAATGATGTGAAACGTATTGATCGTATTCGGCAGGAGGTGGGGATGGTTTTTCAAAACTTTAACCTCTTTCCTCATATGACGGTGTTGGAAAACCTCACATCCTCCCCCGTCTGGATACGGAAGATGCCTCTGAAGGAGGCAGAAGAGCTTGCCTATCATTATCTTGAGCGGGTAAAGATTCCAGAGCTTGCCCATAAGTATCCCATGCAGTGTTCGGGGGGGCAACAACAGCGGGTGGCTATTGCCCGTTGTCTCTGTATGAATCCTCAGGTAATGCTCCTTGATGAACCGACTTCAGCCCTTGATCCGGAGATGATCAAGGAGGTGCTTGATGTTATCACTGATCTTGCCGGGTCGGGTATGACCATGCTCTGCGTTACCCATGAGATGGGCTTTGCCCGTACCGTGGCCGATCGTATTGTCTTTATGGATCAGGGTGAGATTGTTGAGCAGAACGATCCGGAGAGCTTTTTCAGCAATCCGCAGTTTGACAGAACCAAGCTCTTTCTTAGCCAGATTATCTCTCATAACTTCTCTTAA
- a CDS encoding MmgE/PrpD family protein has translation MNNTEKSPDLTIAEQLAEYIVALRFEQIPFAVIDHARHLLLDLIGASLAGIGTPEACAATRAVEMLAPQGGASLIWGTDRGTTPGGAALVNGIIAHARELDDFGGVDHTGAVVVPALLAVAESFPTISGEDFIAAMVVGYEVGRRVLNGAGGYRPHNHEDGYHSTGSCGSFAAAAAVAKLLRLNVEQTTWALGLAGSFTGGTWAFTVDGAMSKRYHVGRAAETGVVTALLALNDFTGPAHIFEAEWGGFLTTYARHTAVPEALTEALGRRYDTLRSGIKPYAACRDIHSSLDVLFKACREHHLQTADITSIEVRCIPEMKQMIGSLAPPTNRFEAQLSLPYSLAVALVTGRAFLSEYEEPYLFSKEVVAAMALVVLIEDPGLPYDSEPHIRIQTRDGRSIEGHVPYASGAPQNPLEPNAIYEKFDSLALRALSAERVKLLRRTILDIVALDDVRSISDLLKIG, from the coding sequence ATGAATAATACAGAAAAGAGCCCGGATCTGACCATTGCCGAACAGCTGGCCGAATATATCGTTGCTCTTCGTTTTGAACAGATTCCCTTTGCAGTGATTGATCATGCCCGCCATCTCCTGCTTGACCTTATTGGGGCGAGCTTGGCGGGGATTGGAACCCCCGAGGCCTGTGCTGCTACCAGAGCGGTGGAGATGCTTGCTCCTCAGGGTGGCGCGTCCCTGATCTGGGGAACCGATCGGGGCACAACTCCTGGTGGTGCCGCCCTGGTTAATGGCATTATTGCCCATGCCCGGGAGCTGGATGATTTTGGCGGTGTTGATCATACCGGAGCGGTGGTGGTGCCGGCGCTTTTGGCCGTGGCCGAGAGCTTTCCCACCATTTCCGGAGAAGATTTTATCGCGGCCATGGTGGTGGGTTATGAGGTGGGGCGTCGAGTGCTTAATGGGGCCGGAGGATATCGCCCCCATAACCATGAGGACGGTTATCACTCCACTGGCTCCTGTGGCAGCTTTGCCGCAGCTGCGGCCGTTGCCAAGCTGTTAAGGCTTAATGTGGAGCAGACCACCTGGGCTCTGGGGCTTGCTGGCAGTTTCACCGGTGGCACCTGGGCCTTCACCGTGGATGGGGCCATGAGTAAACGTTACCATGTGGGGCGGGCAGCGGAGACCGGGGTGGTCACCGCTCTTCTGGCCCTGAACGACTTTACCGGTCCTGCCCATATCTTTGAGGCTGAGTGGGGCGGTTTTCTCACAACCTATGCGCGGCATACAGCGGTGCCCGAGGCTCTTACCGAGGCCCTGGGCAGGAGATATGACACCCTGCGCAGTGGCATAAAGCCCTATGCGGCCTGCCGCGACATCCATTCGAGTCTCGATGTTCTCTTTAAGGCCTGTCGGGAACATCATCTGCAGACAGCGGATATCACCTCTATAGAGGTGCGCTGTATTCCTGAGATGAAGCAGATGATCGGTTCGCTTGCCCCGCCCACCAATCGCTTTGAGGCTCAGCTCTCCCTGCCCTATAGCCTTGCCGTTGCCTTGGTGACGGGCCGGGCATTTTTGTCGGAGTATGAGGAGCCTTATCTCTTCTCCAAGGAGGTGGTGGCGGCAATGGCACTGGTTGTCCTGATTGAAGATCCCGGCCTGCCCTATGATTCTGAGCCTCATATAAGGATTCAGACGAGGGATGGCAGGAGTATTGAGGGGCATGTCCCCTATGCTTCAGGCGCACCGCAAAATCCTCTTGAACCGAATGCTATCTATGAAAAATTTGACTCCCTGGCTCTGCGGGCCCTCTCTGCTGAGCGGGTGAAGCTGCTGCGCCGGACTATCCTTGATATTGTTGCTCTTGATGACGTGCGTTCCATCTCTGATCTGTTAAAGATAGGCTAG
- the tadA gene encoding tRNA adenosine(34) deaminase TadA produces the protein MEDREIEARDALWMGYALDEAARAGANGEVPVGAVLVQDGELIATGLNGMITHNDPSAHAEIVALRQAGQVLNNYRFPEATLYVTLEPCIMCMGAIIQARIKRLVFAAFDTKTGAAGSLYDIGRDGALNHRVEIMGGVLAETSAALLKAFFRDRRKKRKNGGLDKG, from the coding sequence ATGGAAGATAGAGAGATAGAGGCAAGAGATGCCCTGTGGATGGGCTATGCCCTCGATGAGGCGGCTCGGGCAGGAGCAAATGGTGAGGTGCCGGTGGGGGCGGTGTTGGTGCAGGATGGTGAGCTGATTGCCACTGGACTCAATGGCATGATTACCCATAATGATCCCAGCGCCCATGCAGAGATTGTTGCCCTGCGTCAGGCTGGTCAGGTCCTTAACAACTATCGTTTTCCCGAGGCGACCCTCTATGTGACCCTTGAACCCTGTATTATGTGTATGGGTGCTATCATTCAGGCCCGGATAAAGCGACTTGTCTTCGCTGCCTTCGATACCAAGACAGGTGCTGCCGGCTCTCTCTATGATATAGGTAGAGACGGAGCCCTGAATCATCGAGTGGAGATTATGGGCGGTGTTCTGGCAGAGACCAGTGCTGCTCTCTTAAAAGCGTTTTTTCGCGATCGGAGAAAAAAGCGTAAGAACGGGGGGCTTGATAAGGGCTGA
- a CDS encoding rhodanese-like domain-containing protein produces MRKFSPSILVLDASTDGYDIVKEQAAKTDYNALIKHVKNFPEFCEVFADGSWNVVVTQYQVDSLTAYDVLDYIGKSGKEASMVILSEDIPEDESYDIIYAGACDFVYKDSPERLMPVIYREIRSHIKKLHHERLQRAVDSFSTSLRLANPDKYNYFHSLMEVGDKNLINTFDYQEALGFLQESGDVQNEHYEIIRQADFMRHIPIHQAEKAFNAFEEKAVKAGEILMQMGKPVDYFHIIVGGEAQLTQIDMETGDLDSSAILKVGEAFGEKTILQGGQAERGVKMLTDGIILRLAADVFQKLVAAPLVSDVEVPIAKAMLDNSYKLIDVRLEEEYEMGHIPGAILIPLHELQDRMDEIDTSYRYVVCCRSGSRSAAATFILAQAGFNVRNMEGGMLAWNYETVSEYVS; encoded by the coding sequence ATGAGAAAGTTTTCCCCTTCAATCCTGGTATTAGACGCAAGCACGGATGGTTACGATATTGTAAAAGAGCAGGCTGCTAAAACTGACTATAATGCTCTTATTAAGCACGTTAAGAACTTTCCGGAATTTTGTGAAGTTTTTGCCGATGGATCGTGGAATGTTGTGGTAACCCAGTATCAAGTTGACAGCCTTACCGCCTATGATGTCCTTGATTATATTGGGAAATCAGGAAAAGAAGCCTCCATGGTAATTCTCTCGGAAGATATTCCTGAGGATGAATCCTATGATATCATCTACGCCGGAGCCTGTGATTTTGTTTATAAGGACAGCCCAGAACGCTTAATGCCGGTTATTTACCGTGAAATACGCTCCCATATCAAAAAGTTACACCATGAGCGCCTACAGAGGGCGGTTGATTCCTTCAGTACCTCCCTGCGTCTTGCCAATCCTGATAAGTATAATTACTTCCACTCGTTGATGGAGGTGGGGGATAAGAACCTCATTAACACCTTTGACTATCAGGAGGCACTTGGCTTTTTGCAGGAGAGCGGCGATGTCCAGAACGAGCACTACGAAATTATTCGTCAGGCGGACTTTATGCGCCATATTCCTATCCACCAGGCAGAAAAGGCCTTTAACGCCTTTGAAGAGAAAGCGGTAAAGGCGGGCGAGATCCTTATGCAGATGGGAAAGCCGGTTGATTATTTTCATATTATTGTGGGTGGTGAGGCTCAGCTTACCCAAATTGATATGGAAACCGGTGATCTGGACTCTTCAGCCATCTTGAAGGTGGGAGAGGCGTTTGGTGAAAAGACAATCCTGCAAGGGGGACAGGCAGAAAGAGGGGTGAAGATGCTTACCGATGGCATTATTCTCCGTCTTGCCGCCGATGTTTTTCAAAAGCTGGTGGCGGCACCGCTGGTGTCCGATGTTGAGGTGCCCATCGCCAAGGCAATGCTGGACAATTCCTATAAGCTCATTGATGTCCGTCTTGAGGAGGAGTATGAGATGGGTCATATCCCCGGGGCAATACTCATACCCCTGCACGAGCTTCAGGACAGAATGGACGAGATAGACACCAGTTATCGTTATGTGGTCTGCTGTCGAAGTGGAAGCAGAAGCGCTGCTGCCACCTTTATTCTTGCTCAGGCCGGTTTTAATGTCCGTAATATGGAGGGTGGAATGCTTGCCTGGAACTATGAGACGGTATCGGAGTATGTCTCCTAG